A genomic window from Salvia miltiorrhiza cultivar Shanhuang (shh) chromosome 5, IMPLAD_Smil_shh, whole genome shotgun sequence includes:
- the LOC130985938 gene encoding serine/threonine-protein kinase D6PKL1, with the protein MASKTGSRAPLGLQQKAVGAHYAVKAHDLKSLPCQVLKTNKPKLIKPEKSEESGTVTAGEPREDVESKLSRINLEDSLNVSPGNSDSKISSTRSEQVSTTGDVGVRENEISLETSEDQEKKISNPSSAKNSSVSAKISDGPNGLAKTSGSAKVSDRVDIESGKSSVCRGSTGSDVSDESTCSSFSSGINKPHKANDMRWEAIQALRSRDGVLGLSHFRLLKRLGCGDIGSVYLAELTGTKCYFAMKVMDKASLAGRKKLLRAQTEREILQSLDHPFLPTLYIHFETDKFSCLVMEFCPGGDLHTLRQRQPGKYFSEQAVKFYVAEVLLSLEYLHMLGIVYRDLKPENVLVRDDGHIMLSDFDLSLRCAVSPTLVKTSSLDTDAQRKNPGYCAQPACIEPASCIQPSCVVPTSCFSPRLFSSKSKKDKKPKNKNEIGNQVSPLPELMAEPSNARSMSFVGTHEYLAPEIIKGEGHGSAVDWWTFGIFLYELLFGKTPFKGSGNRATLFNVVGQPLRFPESPVVSFAARDLIRGLLVKEPQHRLAYKRGATEIKQHPFFEGVNWALIRCATPPEIPKPVDYERLPVPAAPANEKTAAPAVDQKSDKYLEFDFF; encoded by the exons ATGGCCTCGAAGACTGGCTCTCGGGCTCCCTTGGGATTGCAACAAAAAGCTGTCGGCGCTCATTATGCGGTCAAGGCACATGATCTCAAATCTTTACCTTGCCAGGTCCTAAAAACTAACAAGCCGAAGCTGATCAAACCGGAGAAATCTGAAGAATCTGGTACGGTGACTGCTGGGGAACCTAGAGAAGATGTTGAGTCCAAACTTTCTCGAATTAATCTTGAGGATTCGTTGAATGTATCACCTGGTAACTCAGATTCCAAAATTTCTTCTACCAGATCTGAGCAAGTGTCCACAACTGGAGATGTTGGTGTACGTGAGAATGAAATCTCACTAGAAACTTCTGAggatcaagaaaagaaaatatccaatccaagcagtgcAAAGAACAGCTCTGTTTCTGCAAAGATTAGTGATGGACCCAATGGTCTTGCAAAAACTAGTGGAAGTGCCAAAGTAAGCGATAGAGTAGACATTGAGAGTGGAAAGAGCAGCGTGTGCCGAGGAAGCACCGGCAGTGATGTGAGTGATGAGAGCACCTGTAGCAGCTTTAGTAGCGGTATCAACAAACCCCATAAAGCAAATGATATGCGATGGGAAGCCATCCAAGCACTCCGATCCAGAGACGGTGTCTTAGGATTGAGCCATTTCAGGCTGCTGAAAAGATTAGGCTGTGGAGATATTGGGAGTGTTTATCTGGCTGAGTTGACTGGAACTAAATGTTACTTTGCAATGAAAGTTATGGACAAGGCATCTTTAGCAGGTCGTAAGAAGCTTCTCCGTGCTCAGACTGAAAGAGAGATTCTCCAGTCCCTGGACCATCCCTTCCTTCCGACTCTGTACATCCATTTTGAAACTGATAAATTTTCATGTTTGGTTATGGAATTCTGCCCTGGAGGAGACCTACACACTCTTAGACAGAGACAGCCAGGGAAATATTTCTCCGAACAAGCAGTAAA GTTTTATGTTGCAGAAGTGCTGCTTTCCTTGGAGTATTTACACATGCTTGGGATTGTTTACCGCGATCTTAAGCCAGAAAACGTCCTGGTTAGGGACGACGGACATATAATGCTCTCAGACTTTGATCTTTCACTCCGTTGTGCTGTTAGCCCGACTCTGGTGAAGACCTCATCTCTCGATACTGATGCCCAGCGTAAAAACCCAGGCTATTGCGCCCAGCCAGCATGCATCGAACCAGCATCGTGCATTCAGCCATCGTGTGTTGTCCCAACATCATGCTTTTCTCCTCGTCTCTTCTCCAGCAAATCCAAGAAGGATAAGAAAcccaaaaacaaaaatgaaatcgGCAACCAAGTTAGCCCGTTGCCCGAGCTGATGGCTGAGCCAAGCAACGCTCGTTCAATGTCTTTTGTTGGGACACACGAGTATCTGGCACCGGAGATCATCAAAGGGGAAGGGCACGGGAGCGCGGTGGATTGGTGGACGTTTGGGATCTTTCTATACGAGCTCTTATTTGGTAAAACTCCGTTTAAGGGATCTGGTAACAGAGCCACATTGTTCAACGTAGTAGGGCAGCCTCTCCGCTTCCCGGAATCCCCCGTTGTCAGCTTCGCCGCTAGGGACTTGATAAGAGGTTTACTTGTGAAAGAGCCTCAGCATAGATTGGCCTATAAACGAGGCGCCACCGAGATAAAACAGCACCCTTTCTTTGAAGGGGTGAACTGGGCGCTCATACGCTGCGCCACCCCACCGGAAATCCCAAAGCCTGTCGACTATGAGCGGCTGCCCGTCCCGGCAGCCCCGGCCAATGAAAAGACTGCTGCTCCTGCTGTGGATCAGAAAAGCGACAAATATCTTGAGTTCGATTTCTTCTAG